In Liquorilactobacillus nagelii DSM 13675, the following proteins share a genomic window:
- a CDS encoding lectin-like domain-containing protein produces the protein MNRKYKGNYSEKDRITRVKLYKAGKNWVSSLMNVIGLIKVFRKKDISEINFSNLDMSERKVSNRGSSEAAKTIAAIGALAGGVALTGGVVSADQVSGTVAVSKTVEDGNVLAGQDSTQLSSNTSSLSNSEEGTTSSSSSTSSSNSTSSSVISSESTSTSLASSVSESYSQSYSTSSSVSDSESMSTSEISSTDSQSQSESTVESGSSQNVTQESGSNAKSSSENSGVSTSLTSNQDNQSDSSEITNSSESTSSSETATNSQSENSQVQVSYQTLVQQLNANSTLSEENNGFANVTKDNFLDYFSLNGSATYDQDTGIVTITTDTNNEVGNFSLKSKIDMNSSFTLTGQVNLGDKTSSHMGADGIGFAFHDGNTTDIGNAGGNLGIGGLQNAIGFKLDTWHNDYQIPQANKDGAEISSTDSNGFGWDSDPSATSYPQFGAFVTTSNEQVETANGQSYQRWWATTDTSSAQKLNAADLDGQFHDFVVSYDGDTRILTISYTQTDGTILTWTKSVSSSDQAMALIVSASTGGAKNLQQFKIESFSFREAATVNVMYVDTEGNQIAQGTVTYPNGPYVSDEYETTRLDIPGYTFVKMDDGSVTGTNSLEPSGTLTTAGNNGTVVYVYSNNSTSASQSNSTSSSLSSSESASESASSSMSSSESASGSTSSSLSSSESASESASSSMSSSESASGSTSSSLSSSESASESASSSMSSSESASESASSSISSSESASESASSSMSSSESASESTSSSMSSSESASESTSSSMSSSESASESTSSSMSSSESASESTSSSLSSSESASESTSSSMSSSESASESTSSSMSSSESASESTSSSLSSSESASESASSSMSSSESASESTSSSMSSSESASESTSSSMSSSESASESTSSSMSSSESASESASSSMSSSESASESTSSSMSSSESASESTSSSLSSSESASESTSSSMSSSESASESTSSSMSSSESASESTSSSMSSSESASESTSSSMSSSESASESASSSMSSSESASESTSSSMSSSESASESTSSSLSSSESASESTSSSMSSSESASGSTSSSLSSSESASESASSSMSSSESASSSASSSLSSSESASESASSSLSSSESASESTSSSMSSSESASESTSSSMSSSESASESTSSSLSSSESASESASSSLSSSESASESTSSSLSSSESASGSTSSSVSSSESTLSSTKKSNETLPQTGENNNNEFAYLGLAALLGAIGLAKGKKKKED, from the coding sequence GTGAATCGAAAATATAAGGGAAATTACTCTGAAAAAGACAGAATTACCCGAGTTAAGCTATATAAAGCTGGGAAAAATTGGGTTAGTTCTTTGATGAATGTCATTGGATTAATTAAAGTTTTTAGAAAGAAAGATATATCTGAAATCAACTTTTCAAATTTAGATATGTCTGAAAGAAAGGTTTCAAATAGAGGATCTAGTGAAGCAGCAAAAACAATAGCTGCAATTGGGGCACTTGCTGGCGGTGTTGCACTTACCGGTGGTGTTGTGTCAGCGGATCAAGTCTCAGGAACGGTAGCAGTATCGAAAACAGTTGAAGACGGAAATGTTTTAGCAGGGCAAGATAGTACACAACTTAGCAGTAATACTAGTAGCTTGTCTAATTCTGAAGAAGGAACTACTTCTTCTTCAAGTTCAACATCATCATCAAATTCAACATCAAGTTCGGTAATTAGCAGTGAGTCTACAAGTACTAGTCTTGCTAGTTCTGTTAGTGAATCATACAGTCAAAGCTATTCAACAAGTAGCAGTGTTTCAGATTCAGAAAGTATGTCTACTAGTGAGATTTCTAGTACAGATTCACAAAGTCAAAGTGAGTCGACAGTTGAAAGTGGAAGTTCACAAAATGTTACTCAAGAAAGCGGCTCTAATGCTAAAAGTAGTTCTGAAAACAGTGGGGTCAGCACTAGCCTAACGTCAAACCAAGACAATCAGTCTGATTCAAGTGAAATAACGAATTCTTCAGAAAGTACATCGAGTTCAGAAACTGCAACAAATTCACAATCTGAAAACAGTCAAGTTCAAGTCTCCTATCAAACATTAGTACAACAATTAAATGCAAATTCAACTTTAAGTGAAGAAAACAATGGGTTTGCAAATGTTACAAAAGACAATTTTTTAGATTACTTTTCTTTGAATGGATCTGCAACTTACGATCAAGATACAGGCATAGTTACTATTACTACTGACACTAATAACGAGGTTGGAAACTTTTCACTGAAGAGTAAAATTGATATGAACTCAAGCTTTACCTTAACGGGTCAAGTGAACTTAGGTGACAAGACTTCTTCTCATATGGGAGCCGATGGAATTGGTTTCGCTTTTCATGATGGAAATACCACTGATATAGGTAATGCTGGTGGTAATTTAGGAATTGGCGGTTTGCAAAATGCAATTGGTTTCAAACTTGATACTTGGCATAATGATTATCAAATTCCTCAGGCAAATAAGGACGGCGCAGAAATCTCTTCGACTGATTCTAATGGTTTTGGTTGGGATTCTGATCCAAGTGCTACTAGTTATCCGCAATTTGGGGCTTTTGTTACTACTTCTAATGAGCAAGTTGAGACTGCTAATGGTCAATCATATCAGCGATGGTGGGCAACAACGGATACAAGCTCAGCACAAAAACTAAATGCAGCTGATTTAGATGGGCAATTTCATGACTTTGTAGTTAGCTACGATGGTGATACACGGATATTAACTATTAGTTATACGCAAACAGATGGCACAATTTTAACTTGGACTAAAAGTGTTTCCAGCAGTGACCAAGCAATGGCTTTAATTGTGAGTGCTTCAACTGGCGGAGCTAAAAATTTACAACAGTTTAAAATTGAATCATTTTCTTTTAGGGAAGCTGCAACCGTTAATGTAATGTATGTAGATACGGAAGGAAATCAAATTGCCCAGGGGACAGTTACATATCCTAATGGACCTTACGTTAGCGATGAATACGAAACTACACGATTAGATATTCCAGGTTATACATTTGTAAAAATGGATGATGGCTCAGTTACAGGGACAAATAGTTTAGAACCCAGTGGCACGTTAACAACGGCTGGAAATAACGGAACAGTTGTTTATGTTTACAGCAATAATTCGACATCTGCAAGTCAATCAAATTCAACAAGCTCATCATTGAGTTCGAGTGAGTCAGCGTCCGAATCAGCTAGTTCATCAATGAGTTCAAGTGAATCAGCATCAGGTTCGACCAGTTCATCATTGAGTTCAAGTGAGTCAGCGTCTGAGTCAGCAAGCTCGTCAATGAGTTCAAGTGAGTCAGCATCAGGTTCGACCAGTTCATCATTGAGTTCAAGTGAATCGGCATCTGAGTCAGCTAGCTCATCAATGAGTTCGAGTGAATCAGCCTCCGAATCAGCAAGCTCATCAATAAGTTCAAGTGAATCGGCATCTGAGTCAGCTAGCTCATCAATGAGTTCAAGCGAATCGGCATCTGAATCAACGAGCTCATCCATGAGTTCAAGTGAATCAGCATCTGAATCAACCAGCTCATCAATGAGTTCGAGTGAATCAGCATCTGAATCAACTAGCTCATCAATGAGTTCAAGTGAGTCAGCATCTGAATCAACCAGCTCATCCTTAAGTTCGAGTGAATCGGCGTCTGAATCAACCAGCTCATCAATGAGTTCGAGTGAATCAGCATCTGAATCAACTAGCTCGTCAATGAGTTCAAGTGAGTCAGCATCTGAATCAACCAGCTCATCCTTAAGTTCGAGTGAATCAGCGTCTGAGTCAGCCAGCTCATCAATGAGTTCGAGTGAATCGGCCTCTGAATCAACCAGCTCATCAATGAGTTCAAGTGAATCAGCGTCTGAATCAACGAGTTCGTCAATGAGTTCAAGTGAATCAGCATCTGAATCAACCAGCTCATCAATGAGTTCAAGTGAATCGGCATCTGAGTCAGCTAGCTCATCAATGAGTTCAAGTGAATCGGCCTCTGAATCAACCAGCTCATCCATGAGTTCGAGTGAATCAGCATCTGAATCAACCAGTTCATCATTGAGTTCAAGTGAATCGGCATCTGAATCAACTAGTTCATCAATGAGTTCGAGTGAATCGGCCTCTGAATCAACCAGCTCATCAATGAGTTCAAGTGAATCAGCGTCTGAATCAACGAGTTCGTCAATGAGTTCAAGTGAATCAGCATCTGAATCAACCAGCTCATCAATGAGTTCAAGTGAATCGGCATCTGAGTCAGCTAGCTCATCAATGAGTTCAAGTGAATCGGCCTCTGAATCAACCAGCTCATCCATGAGTTCGAGTGAATCAGCATCTGAATCAACCAGTTCATCATTGAGTTCAAGTGAATCGGCATCTGAATCAACTAGTTCATCAATGAGTTCAAGTGAATCGGCATCAGGTTCAACTAGTTCGTCCTTGAGTTCAAGTGAATCGGCCTCTGAGTCAGCTAGCTCATCAATGAGTTCAAGTGAGTCAGCATCAAGTTCGGCCAGCTCATCGTTAAGCTCAAGCGAATCAGCATCCGAGTCAGCAAGCTCATCATTGAGTTCAAGCGAATCAGCCTCCGAATCAACCAGCTCATCAATGAGTTCAAGTGAATCAGCGTCTGAATCAACGAGTTCGTCAATGAGTTCGAGTGAGTCAGCGTCTGAATCAACCAGCTCATCATTGAGTTCGAGTGAATCAGCGTCTGAGTCAGCAAGCTCGTCATTAAGCTCAAGTGAGTCAGCATCTGAATCAACCAGCTCATCATTGAGTTCAAGTGAGTCAGCATCAGGTTCGACTAGTTCATCGGTAAGCTCAAGTGAATCAACATTAAGCTCTACTAAAAAGTCAAATGAAACTCTTCCACAAACAGGAGAAAACAATAATAATGAGTTTGCCTATCTTGGCTTAGCAGCATTGCTTGGAGCAATTGGCTTAGCAAAAGGCAAGAAGAAAAAAGAAGATTAG
- a CDS encoding MIP/aquaporin family protein, which yields MSGFWGEFFGTAVLIVLGVGCGAGVNLKGNYAHGQNWTFISLAWGMAVTFGVFVAGQFGSLGHLNPAVTIGFAAFGFFPWHEVVPYLLGQFLGAFVGAAIVIIQYYPHFQVTKTVNEGNTVGIFSTMPAIKNSLFNFLSEVIATFVFIFTLLNLGNFTQGLKPVIVGLLIMVVGQALGGTTGFALNPARDWGPRLAYTILPVPNRSSAHWEYAWVPMLGPLCGGLLASGLQYVLK from the coding sequence ATGAGTGGTTTTTGGGGCGAATTTTTTGGAACAGCAGTATTGATTGTTTTAGGTGTCGGTTGTGGTGCTGGAGTTAATTTAAAGGGTAACTATGCTCATGGGCAAAACTGGACATTTATATCTTTGGCATGGGGAATGGCAGTAACCTTTGGAGTATTTGTGGCTGGACAGTTTGGTTCATTGGGACATTTAAATCCTGCTGTAACAATTGGCTTTGCAGCTTTTGGTTTTTTCCCTTGGCATGAGGTTGTACCTTATCTGCTAGGACAGTTTTTAGGAGCTTTTGTTGGTGCTGCAATTGTTATTATTCAATATTATCCACATTTTCAAGTAACTAAAACTGTTAATGAAGGCAATACAGTTGGAATTTTTTCAACCATGCCGGCAATTAAAAATTCTCTTTTTAATTTTTTGAGTGAAGTTATTGCAACCTTCGTTTTTATTTTTACGCTGCTGAACTTAGGTAATTTCACGCAAGGATTAAAACCAGTTATCGTTGGTTTATTAATTATGGTCGTAGGTCAAGCATTGGGCGGGACAACTGGTTTCGCATTGAACCCAGCCCGTGATTGGGGTCCAAGGTTGGCATACACAATATTGCCGGTTCCTAATCGTTCGAGTGCTCATTGGGAATACGCTTGGGTCCCAATGCTTGGACCATTGTGTGGCGGATTATTAGCTTCAGGTCTGCAATATGTTTTAAAATAG
- a CDS encoding DMT family transporter — MQTKTNEIVKGIFWAAVASGMWGISGTVLQFISQDETLPISWFLSVRTLGAGIILLTISFIKYRWQIFDIFKSWRLIGWLLAYAVLGLMANLITFFISVKTGNAAAATILQYLSPLFIVLGSLVFKKQKPFTSDLISFLLSLAGVFLVITQGNFSQLAIPLASLLWGIGSGITAACYIVLPKPVLRTASPIVVLGWGTFLAGVFFNLYHPFWLEVPTITPAVVASVGTVILLGTILPFSLLLYSLHFAPSDVVSIMDAVQPIVTSILSVIFLSLKMNWVEVLGICLVLIAIYYLQRGRRQAELENIK; from the coding sequence ATGCAAACAAAAACAAATGAAATTGTCAAAGGAATTTTTTGGGCAGCCGTTGCTTCGGGTATGTGGGGAATTTCCGGCACAGTACTTCAATTTATTTCCCAAGATGAGACACTACCAATTAGCTGGTTCTTATCAGTTAGAACATTGGGCGCCGGGATAATTTTATTAACGATTAGTTTTATTAAATATCGTTGGCAGATTTTTGATATTTTTAAATCTTGGAGATTAATTGGCTGGTTGCTAGCCTATGCAGTTTTAGGATTGATGGCTAATTTAATCACCTTTTTCATTTCTGTTAAAACTGGAAATGCTGCAGCAGCGACAATTTTACAATATTTAAGCCCTTTGTTTATAGTTTTAGGCAGTTTAGTATTTAAAAAGCAAAAACCGTTTACGAGTGATTTAATTTCGTTCTTGTTATCACTAGCAGGCGTTTTTCTGGTGATTACGCAGGGTAATTTTTCACAGTTGGCCATTCCTTTAGCTTCGCTATTATGGGGGATTGGTTCAGGTATCACCGCGGCTTGCTATATTGTTTTGCCTAAACCAGTATTGCGAACAGCTTCGCCGATAGTAGTTTTAGGTTGGGGAACGTTTCTGGCGGGAGTGTTCTTTAATTTATATCATCCATTTTGGCTGGAGGTGCCAACGATTACACCGGCTGTTGTAGCTTCGGTTGGAACAGTTATTTTATTAGGAACGATTCTGCCATTCAGTTTACTACTGTATAGTTTACATTTTGCTCCGTCAGATGTTGTTAGTATTATGGATGCTGTTCAGCCGATTGTTACTTCAATTTTAAGTGTCATATTTTTAAGCTTGAAAATGAATTGGGTTGAAGTGTTGGGAATTTGCTTGGTACTGATTGCAATTTATTATCTGCAACGAGGACGACGCCAAGCAGAGTTAGAAAATATTAAATAG
- a CDS encoding APC family permease codes for MPRKISLFSIVMLTLSSIIGSGWLFGSGMAAQIAGPAAIISWILGGVIIGVIALNYIELGTMFPTTGGMSQYASFSHGPLLGFVAGWANWISLLTIIPIEAVAAVQYMSSWPWSWANWTRGFISDGSITNQGLVIVFLFMAAFTLLNFWSVKLLTSFTSLIAVFKMAVPILTIGILMLSGFDTSNFSHTAGFMPYGSSTIFTATTAAGIIFSYNAFQTTINMGDEIENPEKNIFWGIVISFGISIIIYTLLQVAFIGSVPTTKLAAGWRGINFQSPFADIALLLNLSWLADILYIEAFVSPFGTGVSFVATTSRALAAMTTTRHLPTFLGRLSQKYQTPRRSMIVNLFLGILMAACFRNWSALSNVISTSTLIAYITGPVTLMTFRKLAPDWQRPFRLKAARILAPTAYLLGCLAIYWAKWPTTIEVFGVIGLGLIFYIIYEVRQPMGHQQMLASLKGARWLAFELLWLTVMSLIGSHQFGGSGWVPYPSDFLFVILGSLGCYFLGIHDGYFGLETQTAWKLNRKSNY; via the coding sequence ATGCCGCGAAAAATAAGTTTATTTTCAATTGTAATGTTAACCTTAAGCTCAATTATTGGTTCAGGATGGCTGTTTGGTTCAGGAATGGCAGCTCAGATAGCTGGACCAGCGGCGATTATTTCCTGGATTCTTGGGGGAGTAATTATTGGTGTAATTGCATTGAATTATATTGAATTAGGAACAATGTTTCCAACGACTGGTGGGATGAGCCAGTATGCTTCTTTTTCGCATGGGCCATTACTTGGTTTTGTGGCCGGGTGGGCTAACTGGATTTCATTGTTAACAATCATTCCAATCGAAGCTGTTGCGGCTGTCCAATATATGAGTTCTTGGCCCTGGTCTTGGGCTAATTGGACCCGCGGCTTTATCTCTGATGGTAGCATTACTAATCAAGGGCTAGTGATCGTTTTTTTATTTATGGCGGCATTTACGTTATTGAATTTTTGGTCGGTCAAATTATTGACCAGCTTTACTAGTTTAATTGCAGTATTTAAAATGGCGGTTCCGATCTTAACAATCGGAATTTTAATGTTGTCGGGTTTTGATACTAGTAATTTTAGCCACACAGCAGGGTTTATGCCGTATGGTAGTTCGACAATTTTTACTGCCACGACAGCTGCTGGAATTATTTTTTCATATAATGCTTTTCAAACAACGATTAATATGGGCGATGAAATTGAAAATCCAGAGAAGAATATTTTTTGGGGAATTGTCATTTCTTTTGGGATCAGCATTATTATCTATACGCTATTGCAAGTGGCCTTTATTGGTTCAGTTCCAACGACTAAATTAGCTGCTGGCTGGCGCGGAATTAATTTTCAATCGCCATTTGCCGATATTGCTTTGTTATTAAATTTGAGCTGGTTGGCGGATATTTTATATATTGAGGCTTTTGTTTCGCCATTTGGCACTGGGGTTTCTTTTGTTGCCACGACTTCGCGTGCGCTAGCGGCTATGACAACAACTCGTCATTTACCGACCTTTTTAGGACGACTTAGCCAAAAATATCAAACACCGCGTCGTTCAATGATTGTTAATTTGTTTTTAGGTATTTTAATGGCAGCCTGTTTTCGGAATTGGAGTGCATTATCAAATGTAATTTCAACTTCAACTCTAATTGCTTACATAACTGGTCCGGTAACTTTAATGACTTTTCGCAAATTAGCACCAGACTGGCAACGACCTTTCCGGTTAAAAGCTGCCCGAATATTAGCCCCTACAGCTTATTTGTTAGGCTGCTTAGCGATCTATTGGGCAAAATGGCCGACAACGATTGAGGTTTTCGGTGTAATTGGATTGGGTTTGATTTTTTATATTATTTATGAAGTTCGACAACCAATGGGACACCAACAAATGCTTGCTAGTTTAAAGGGAGCTCGTTGGTTAGCCTTCGAACTTTTATGGTTGACAGTTATGTCTTTAATTGGCAGTCATCAATTTGGTGGCAGTGGTTGGGTACCTTATCCTAGTGATTTCTTATTCGTGATTTTAGGTAGCTTAGGCTGCTACTTTTTAGGAATTCACGATGGCTACTTTGGTTTAGAAACCCAAACGGCTTGGAAATTAAATCGAAAAAGTAATTATTAG
- a CDS encoding LPXTG cell wall anchor domain-containing protein, with protein sequence MIKKRKSFWLIWLATVFFLALGWSKASAAVTQVLPDGSYDVQTSYYSDDAAKQASTAMNSFWGQSSKLIVKNNQATLTFTQKSAMSMMTDATFDGHQLRKTVTGQTGTWSVNLSPQEAVKLATQSVHSGTVGYNVNGYKSTQNFYVKFADGIPAVIEQPGKYQLDVKYDVADGENGDIDSGEPSMIQSGGLWANQITYHLNSDGTADLTLAQPKMMDYMTWLSIDGQKMTKQVTDPKATSGNWTVTLPLSSVEKLAAGKTLIGNMSYTVPNLFTHNVNVIIVINDSQLITADPLATTAVPEPTTDANEGNDSQSVTNSSSTTQPTTSNSSTVKNLTGSATIPSTETSSSATTVKQSSSKTVKTSSSAVKNEQSATSTMNVIYNKIGSHGEDLNQPSMIQSDNIWSDNILLEKNDDGTVKVTLLQPRLMDYMTSVSFAGVSMVKHVTSTNDAVKGSGSWTAILSKEQATKLKVGNKIAVQVSYTVPGAFTHNESALVVIKSITAGQPKDVTSIVKTASSGTTDQLAPVVAVTGKPSISSMSNTAAPAAVDTTSLTGSKNQKFLPQTGNSGSLFLTILGIMVLAITAIIGMFNLRRKNEKEF encoded by the coding sequence ATGATTAAGAAACGAAAAAGCTTTTGGTTAATCTGGTTAGCAACGGTATTTTTCTTAGCGCTCGGCTGGAGCAAAGCATCAGCCGCCGTAACTCAGGTTTTACCTGATGGCAGCTATGATGTTCAGACGAGCTATTATAGTGATGATGCAGCAAAACAGGCTTCAACAGCAATGAATAGTTTTTGGGGACAAAGCAGTAAATTGATCGTCAAAAATAATCAGGCGACTTTAACTTTTACACAAAAATCAGCTATGAGTATGATGACTGACGCGACCTTTGATGGTCATCAGTTAAGAAAAACAGTAACAGGACAAACGGGAACGTGGAGCGTTAATTTATCACCACAAGAGGCAGTTAAGCTTGCGACACAGTCAGTTCATAGCGGAACGGTCGGATATAATGTTAACGGTTACAAATCAACACAAAATTTTTACGTTAAGTTTGCAGACGGAATTCCAGCAGTAATTGAACAACCAGGAAAATATCAATTAGACGTTAAATATGATGTTGCTGATGGGGAAAATGGTGACATTGATTCTGGTGAACCTTCGATGATTCAAAGCGGCGGTTTATGGGCTAACCAGATTACCTATCATTTGAATAGTGATGGTACAGCTGACTTAACTTTAGCTCAACCAAAAATGATGGATTATATGACGTGGTTATCAATTGATGGCCAAAAAATGACGAAACAAGTTACTGATCCAAAAGCAACTTCGGGAAACTGGACGGTAACACTGCCATTGAGCAGCGTTGAAAAACTTGCAGCAGGCAAGACTTTAATTGGCAACATGAGTTATACGGTACCTAATCTATTTACCCATAATGTAAATGTTATAATTGTTATAAATGATAGCCAACTGATAACGGCTGATCCGCTAGCAACAACAGCGGTTCCTGAACCGACAACGGATGCCAATGAAGGTAATGACTCACAGTCAGTTACAAACAGTTCATCAACAACTCAACCAACAACGAGTAATTCGTCAACTGTGAAGAATCTAACTGGCAGCGCAACAATACCAAGTACGGAGACAAGCAGTTCAGCTACAACGGTTAAACAATCTTCGAGCAAGACAGTAAAAACTTCGAGTTCAGCTGTGAAAAATGAACAGTCAGCGACTTCAACTATGAATGTAATCTACAATAAAATTGGCAGTCATGGAGAAGATTTAAATCAGCCTTCAATGATTCAAAGTGATAATATTTGGTCTGATAATATTCTTTTAGAAAAAAATGATGATGGTACAGTTAAAGTGACTTTACTTCAACCGCGGTTAATGGATTATATGACGAGTGTTAGTTTCGCTGGTGTATCAATGGTTAAACATGTTACTTCAACTAATGATGCAGTGAAAGGCAGCGGAAGCTGGACCGCGATTTTATCTAAGGAACAGGCAACTAAGCTAAAAGTAGGCAATAAAATTGCTGTTCAGGTTTCTTATACTGTTCCAGGAGCTTTCACGCATAATGAGTCTGCATTAGTAGTAATTAAGAGTATTACTGCTGGTCAACCTAAAGATGTTACTTCAATTGTAAAAACTGCTTCGTCGGGGACAACTGATCAATTAGCACCGGTAGTGGCCGTGACGGGTAAACCAAGTATTTCTTCAATGAGTAATACTGCAGCACCAGCAGCTGTAGATACAACATCATTAACAGGTAGTAAAAATCAAAAATTTTTGCCACAAACAGGAAATTCGGGTTCCCTTTTCTTGACAATTCTGGGTATTATGGTATTAGCAATTACTGCAATAATTGGAATGTTCAATTTAAGGAGAAAAAATGAAAAAGAATTTTAA
- a CDS encoding NEAT domain-containing protein gives MKKNFKLLLGVFTAVIFFLLSGMSSASAASYQVNYTIEKYGTTQTSVADAYFVKPATVMVENNQYSVQMTIKTNHNLGSFPVQILNVNGQTPQIQKQTSGDSDYYTFTFNTATVRKTLSGNMKVDIDSINYHHYYGFDIALDAGQVPDLTQSQPAQTAAAQSQQTSAASQSSATTSTAAVASNSNSAASSKNVSSTSNVSSVNSNSSSAVSSSEKKASHVTSKKATAKAKSSGKENNNKSSKQETHKKKNNSVLSKAAMTLAIIGGLGIGAWGVIHNYRG, from the coding sequence ATGAAAAAGAATTTTAAGCTTTTATTAGGGGTTTTCACGGCAGTTATATTTTTTTTATTGAGTGGAATGAGTTCAGCTTCGGCTGCATCATATCAAGTTAACTATACGATTGAAAAGTATGGGACAACGCAAACTTCAGTAGCAGATGCTTACTTTGTCAAGCCAGCAACTGTTATGGTAGAAAATAATCAATATTCAGTTCAAATGACGATTAAAACAAATCATAATTTGGGGTCTTTCCCAGTCCAAATTTTAAACGTTAATGGACAAACACCGCAAATTCAAAAACAAACTAGCGGAGATAGTGATTATTATACTTTTACTTTTAACACGGCAACAGTTCGTAAAACATTGAGTGGAAATATGAAAGTAGATATTGATAGCATTAATTACCATCACTACTATGGTTTTGATATTGCACTTGATGCTGGGCAGGTACCGGATTTAACTCAGAGTCAGCCGGCTCAAACAGCAGCAGCTCAATCGCAGCAAACTTCTGCTGCAAGTCAATCTTCAGCAACAACTTCAACGGCTGCAGTTGCTAGCAATTCAAACTCGGCTGCTAGTTCAAAGAATGTTTCAAGTACAAGCAATGTTTCGAGCGTCAACAGCAATTCAAGTTCAGCAGTTTCTAGTTCAGAAAAAAAAGCATCACATGTGACTAGCAAAAAAGCTACCGCTAAAGCTAAAAGCAGTGGTAAAGAAAATAATAATAAAAGTAGTAAGCAAGAAACTCACAAAAAGAAAAATAATTCGGTGCTAAGTAAGGCTGCTATGACCCTTGCAATTATTGGTGGCCTAGGTATCGGGGCTTGGGGGGTAATTCATAATTATCGCGGATAA
- a CDS encoding ABC transporter substrate-binding protein, with product MVLLGGGILYSFWYRPSQPHRQTTRVIATTTAITAIMAKLDVKLVAVPTTTQTLPQQYRKLPRVGNHVSINWQNLLAAKPDVVYVDSELADEYQAKLKEQKITMKALDLQTYPQMLKTIKYLGEKYGKQTAAKKLIAQLQIKTVHRKKHPRVLILMGMPGGSFLAMNNKSYLGELVEKAGGKVVGADPHSLYTSPNSEKIAQANPQIVIRLAHAMPTEVEAAFKIAFQADPYNQLIAVKNHHVYDVKAPVFSPTANLQVNKAYSQIKEWVNQVE from the coding sequence ATTGTCTTATTAGGTGGCGGTATTCTTTATAGTTTTTGGTACCGTCCTAGTCAACCACATCGACAGACGACTCGTGTTATAGCTACAACGACAGCAATTACTGCGATTATGGCTAAGTTGGATGTTAAGTTGGTGGCAGTTCCAACCACAACTCAGACATTGCCGCAGCAATATCGAAAATTACCCCGAGTTGGGAATCATGTCAGTATAAATTGGCAAAATTTACTGGCTGCTAAACCGGACGTGGTTTATGTAGATTCTGAATTAGCTGATGAATATCAAGCTAAGCTTAAAGAACAGAAAATTACGATGAAGGCTTTGGACTTACAAACTTATCCGCAGATGTTGAAGACAATTAAATATCTTGGTGAAAAATACGGAAAACAAACAGCTGCCAAAAAATTAATTGCGCAGTTGCAAATAAAAACAGTTCATCGAAAAAAGCATCCCCGGGTTTTAATCCTCATGGGGATGCCAGGCGGCAGTTTTTTGGCAATGAACAATAAAAGCTATTTAGGTGAATTAGTTGAAAAAGCAGGCGGGAAAGTAGTGGGCGCTGATCCACACTCGCTTTATACTAGCCCCAATAGTGAAAAAATTGCTCAAGCGAATCCCCAAATTGTAATTCGCTTAGCGCATGCAATGCCAACTGAAGTTGAAGCTGCGTTTAAAATAGCTTTTCAAGCTGATCCGTATAATCAATTAATAGCGGTAAAAAATCACCATGTGTATGATGTTAAAGCACCAGTGTTTTCACCAACCGCGAATTTGCAAGTGAACAAAGCATATTCTCAGATTAAGGAGTGGGTTAATCAAGTTGAATAA